One Arachis hypogaea cultivar Tifrunner chromosome 2, arahy.Tifrunner.gnm2.J5K5, whole genome shotgun sequence genomic window, GACCTGAAACAGCCTCACAATATCAATTACCAAGGACTTCGTAAGTAATTAGAATTACTTAAAAAAGAGTTAAGAATATCATCATCTTAATTAAATGGAAACACCATAAAGAAACATCGAATTCAACATTGAAGGCAATATATAGTTCAACATCCGGAGAAGGAAAAAGAAACATGcacttttcaaaaaagaaaaacaaagtaaATATTAACTGAAGCATATAGGACATAATTTCTCTCACCTCTATCTTTAGCAAACCTCTACTTATCATTTCACGAAGAAATTTCTCTGCTCTTTCATTATCATTTTTGTCAAAAAGAGCATAAACAATTGTTTCATAACTTACACAATCAGGCAGGTAACCATTGCTTTCCATTTTTGAGAGCAAGGTTATCGCTTCATCAAATAACCCCTCTTTACAAAGTCCGTTGATCATAATATTATAAGTCCTAACTTCTAGACAATAGTTGTTGGTCAAAAGATGTTGAAAAAACTCTTTTGCATTGTTTAATCTTCCACATTTGCACAACCCATCAAGAAGAGTATTGTACGTGTCCACGTCCGGACTAATCCCTTTGTCAAGAATCTGTCGGAATAACGCAATTGCCTCATCAACACGTTGGACTTTGCACAAACCATCTACCACGATATTGAAAGTTATTAAACTAGGAGACTGACCATTATCATGCATCTCAGCAAGAAGACCCAGTGCACAGGAAATTCTTTGTGATTTACACATGCCATCAATAAGAGAATTGTATGTTACAATATCAGGAACCAAATTTTTGTGACGCATTTGTTTAAAGAGTTCTATGGCTTTATCCACTCTCTTATTCTTACAATATCCATTGATCATAGTGTTGTAACTCCTAACATTAGGAACCAAACCACTTTTCATCATATCATCAAATAACTCAGCTGCCTTATTGACGTCATTTCTTATGACGTATCCATTCATTAGAGCATTGTAAGGGACAACATTCAGCTTATGGCCTCCTAATGACATCCTATCCAACACACTTTGTGCTTCGCCGATTCGCCCTTCCTTACACAATGCATCTATCAATATACTAAAGGTATATACATCGGGCTCGATGCCCTTTTTCCCCATTTCATTAAGCAATTGAGCAGCTTCATCTAATCGACTTATGATGCAAAAACCAAGAATTAGGGAACTATAAGTGATGACATCAGGAGAAATCCCCCTTGAAATCATCTTAGAAAACAACTCGCTCGCCTCGATTACAAGCCCATCTTTACACAGCGCATCGATGACAGTATTGTACAGTACTACATTAGGTTTTACCGGCTGTGTCTCCAATTTTTCTAGCAACTTAACAGCAGCTCCTGTGTGCCCTATTTTACAAAGCCCATTGGTCAAAGTGTTATAACTGACCTCGTTGAGCTGAAACCCTAGCGCTCTTACCCTATCATGAAACGCTAATGCTTCCCTAACCTTGCAGTTTATACAGAACCCTTTGATGAGTGTCGTTAGAGTTATAACATCAAATTCATAACCAATCTTGATAATCTTACCCAAAACAGAAAAAGCGAAGTCCATATGACCCAAATGGCAGAAACAATTCAACAATATATTGAGTGCAATAAGGCTAGGAATGATTCCCCTATTTTCCATTTGCAAGAAAAGGGAAACAGCAGTGGGGTATTGTTTGATCTTAACCAGAGAAGAAAGAATCTTACTGAATTCGAGTTGAGAAGGTGGATTGGGGTTGTTGAGAAGGGTGGTGAAAGAGGCAACAGCATCATCGACATTAACAACGGGTGAAGGAGGAAGATGGTAGAGCCTGCGGGATGGAACAGGGGGAAACAAACTGAAGAGATTTGCGCGCGCACACCTTCTTGTGATTCTCATTGTACCTTTACCGTAGTCAAAGTGGGACAAAGGCACAAAGCCTTGCCTTCAAGGCTTCAACCCCTTAAGCAAGGAGCAAGGTCTACCATTGTGAAATGTGACCACAGCTGCAGAGTTGAGAGAGGTAACGCTttttgatagaaaaaaaaaattcataaattttttataaagtttTGGAGTAATTAATTTAAGGTCGAAACTCAAGATGGAGTTATTTCAAATAAATAgctattagataataatttagccaaatatattaaattatttaactatttttagtaattaattttacataaaattaattatatctgaatttttattttaatagaaaTCAATGTCTaagaaaattttagtaaaatattttagtctttaataaattttaattattaaataagtatttaaaatttattttattaaataaattaatggggtaaaatattaaattggtcTCCTATATTTGGgcgtaattttattttagtccttaaagtttaaagtgtcctatttgaattcaaaaaagtttcatttagcatcaatttagtcctacAGTGAAATCAaacttaaataattaacggaatattCTACATAACAACAGCACAAGAACaaaaatcgataatctggagaacaaatACAAGCTCtaaaggcacaaaatcaactgtTAATACACCaatatatttagttattatttttttataatataaataaaatattttctatagaactaaagagaatgataaataaatgtattgatgcatcaacggttgattttgtgcttctggagcttgtacttgttctccaaattattgattttgttcttgtactgttgttatgtaggacattccgttaattaggacattccattaattatttaactttgacctgtGGGACTAAaatgatgctaaatgaaacttttttgattcaaataggacactttaaaccttaaggattaaaacagaattacgcccaaacataggggaccaattataaaaaaatgataaataaatgtattgatgcatcaacggttgattttgtacctctagagcttgtacttgttatccagattatcgattttgttcttgtacagttgttatgtaggacattccgttaattatttaagtttgattttactgtgggactaaattgatgctaaatgaaactttttttgtttcaaatagaacactttaaaccttaaggattaAAACAGAATTACACCCAAATATAAGagactaatttaatactttaccctaaattaatgtttatataaaattgcttattaatttatattacttaTTAATTTGCCAAcaagtaatagctcaaatgataTAATTTATTTGTACTTATCTAAAAATTTACTcctaattttggtaaaaaaaaagtttttaagaTTTATTATATCTTTATTAAATAGTGATAATAATTGattcatctaattttttattaaaatttaatgtaaaaattaatttatctaataaaataaaatattaaagactgatttagtaattaaaataataaaatgtatTGACTATTAAAATatggattaaaatttttgaatttggatcctctaaatttaagattttcactttagaggataaagtgaGAAATGAGAGATCTCTTATCATCGAatgttttctctctcatattttatcttagtcccacttataaaataaatgatgataGATCATACTTtttcctctaaaataaaattcaaaatttagaagatttaaatccaaaattttttaaagtgTCTGACTAAAATTTTATAGAAGActgattttattttaaatgtgaaacggcaacaataataataagaaggAAATATAAGATGGTGTTTTACACTTTTTACATAGAGAGAAAAAAGAGTTTCTATACACTAAAGAGTTATAAGTGAGTGAGAAATGGTGAAGATTTATTGTTAGATATTTTTTGGAAAATATTGTGCCAATAGTTTTGAAAGAGAAAGAGACATTTTTTAGGAAATATTGTGTCTTATTTGGTATTTTTGTGACCTTCATTCATGTAGAGAAAGAgacattttttaatatattacaaAAGTTTGTGTGTCATTTTGATCATTTTGTTGCTTGTAATATTTCGCTGCTTACTAAGACTAAGAGGGATTTCTTAACATCAATTGTATTGTATAAGAGAGATGATGGTCGTATTGGATCAAGGCATGTGATGCTGCAAATTGCTTGCAATTCGGAGATCCAACGTGAGTTGAAAGGTGAACTGCATTAAGGGTATTTTTGTGGAATAAAAAATGTGATTATATGGTACTAGTTATTTTGCCCCAACCCTTTCATTAATCTAACAAAATATTATACAGACATAAAATATCCaccattaaatatatatattatttaatttatttttaatgtatattttatccTAATGTCTAATTTGGTGGTTGATGTTTTTGTGTAGGCAATGATTTATCTAATCTAACATATCGGCTTATTATATACTAGCAATAAACAAACATGAATATGGATTGCCCAAAAACTCTGCGAGTTTGACACAAAATCCAGTAGTCTGATggcaaattattatttattacaaCCATCATACAGAAGAACATACACCATGAATGCCAGATACTGGAAACATTCAAAAGGTTTGATCTAGTTAATATTTCCACCCCAAATTATGTAAACAGTTACAGTTCAATGTCCAAATGCTCAA contains:
- the LOC112748281 gene encoding uncharacterized protein, which gives rise to MRITRRCARANLFSLFPPVPSRRLYHLPPSPVVNVDDAVASFTTLLNNPNPPSQLEFSKILSSLVKIKQYPTAVSLFLQMENRGIIPSLIALNILLNCFCHLGHMDFAFSVLGKIIKIGYEFDVITLTTLIKGFCINCKVREALAFHDRVRALGFQLNEVSYNTLTNGLCKIGHTGAAVKLLEKLETQPVKPNVVLYNTVIDALCKDGLVIEASELFSKMISRGISPDVITYSSLILGFCIISRLDEAAQLLNEMGKKGIEPDVYTFSILIDALCKEGRIGEAQSVLDRMSLGGHKLNVVPYNALMNGYVIRNDVNKAAELFDDMMKSGLVPNVRSYNTMINGYCKNKRVDKAIELFKQMRHKNLVPDIVTYNSLIDGMCKSQRISCALGLLAEMHDNGQSPSLITFNIVVDGLCKVQRVDEAIALFRQILDKGISPDVDTYNTLLDGLCKCGRLNNAKEFFQHLLTNNYCLEVRTYNIMINGLCKEGLFDEAITLLSKMESNGYLPDCVSYETIVYALFDKNDNERAEKFLREMISRGLLKIEDCKTTIPVEVDRILRTSKGIQ